A single Anopheles funestus chromosome 2RL, idAnoFuneDA-416_04, whole genome shotgun sequence DNA region contains:
- the LOC125764766 gene encoding uncharacterized protein LOC125764766, with amino-acid sequence MDSFRWFSMLTLVTLVVFGAFIECDNSFYSNSTQTLARRKRTLIFHPISRGFFRVNIKDAIADNSTIWAHGIGFRMNIEFYNPPGLKITRRDVHQSVESMIMAHGFDGRACILRTFCEVSKVMTPKSGILFKLFKLIFR; translated from the exons ATGGATTCGTTTCGATGGTTTTCCATGCTAACGCTGGTGACGTTAGTTGTGTTTGGTGCCTTTATTGAATGTGACAACAGCTTCTACTCGAACTCTACCCAAACACTAGCCCGACGGAAAAGGACACTCATCTTTCATCCCATTTCGAGAGGATTC TTTCGTGTAAACATTAAGGATGCGATAGCAGATAATTCCACGATCTGGGCCCACGGGATCGGATTTCGTATGAACATAGAGTTCTACAATCCGCCGGGGTTGAAGATTACGCGCCGCGATGTGCATCAATCAGTGGAGAGCATGATCATGGC CCATGGGTTCGATGGTCGTGCCTGTATACTGCGCACCTTCTGCGAAGTCTCGAAAGTCATGACACCCAAGAGTGGCATTTTGTTCAAGCTGTTCAAGCTAATCTTCCGGTAA
- the LOC125764753 gene encoding uncharacterized protein LOC125764753, translating to MYSDRFALFVCVVVLLVSGTVYASQCTQSTERLPNSTAPFEVHHNRDRRYVLSYPVNGGVAKVLFGFVAPVRFHHMLKRSINLGINVQANYRILPNIIFPHPESVWKNRYSEDTYVDTGRKQLYTLLEQFLGKPGDRSGQSERARACLLRTICEVADTPLTHNGMVGEILDIIFTPGDTDDLLDEYKMARKYGANGVNCARLYDACPFGHGILDTVTAMHW from the exons ATGTACTCTGACCGTTTTGCGTTGTTCGTTTGTGTTGTAGTGCTGCTAGTTAGTGGCACCGTTTATGCATCGCAATGCACACAATCCACCGAGCGTCTGCCCAACAGTACTGCCCCATTTGAGGTCCATCATAACCGCGATCGACGGTACGTGCTCAGCTACCCGGTGAACGGTGGTGTGGCGAAAGTGCTTTTCGGTTTCGTCGCACCGGTACGCTTTCATCACATGCTGAAGCGCAGCATCAACCTGGGCATTAATGTGCAGGCCAACTATCGCATCCTGCCGAACATTATCTTCCCGCATCCTGAGTCAGTGTGGAAGAACCGCTACAGCGAAGATACGTACGTCGATACGGGCCGTAAGCAGCTGTACACGCTGCTGGAGCAATTTCTCGGCAAACCAGGTGACCGGAGCGGCCAAAGTGAAAGGGCACGTGCCTGCCTGCTGCGAACGATATGCGAGGTGGCCGACACACCGCTGACCCACAATGGGATGGTCGGCGAAATATTGGACATTATTTTCAC TCCTGGTGATACGGATGACCTGTTGGATGAGTATAAAATGGCACGAAAGTACGGTGCTAACGGGGTAAATTGTGCCCGCCTGTATGACGCGTGTCCCTTTGGTCATGGAATTTTGGATACTGTTACTGCGATGCATTGGTGA
- the LOC125764749 gene encoding uncharacterized protein LOC125764749, producing MVIRDSTTTHSSYPASLASRQCLWHTFVEYGPVVLALRSGISPKPEMRLLSILCVCLLLAATVALERTEQSTNSSSSRALSRQERKVLLFPILTTLQISMLTATDGRLYAPKKKYPARKLGINLGFQQNFNLPFRLLEFYKPPTWARAIAGILRGQFPSTSVVRARSWKRSTDHQSLALSAGQLYTFVEDFLHVFGYDRDCLVKSVCELAHSPFDGTDQQQQDFMTEIVHLLLSPSVHESFAEDETEQKRAYEMAERLGASGANCDLIYDRCHRSVLSDFSNLLDVS from the exons ATGGTGATACGTGACAGTACAACGACACATTCATCTTACCCCGCGAGTCTCGCGAGTAGGCAATGTCTTTGGCACACTTTCGTCGAATATGGCCCAGTAGTGCTTGCTCTGCGATCTGGAATATCACCGAAACCCGAAATGCGTTTGCTATCGATTCTGTGTGTTTGCCTGCTGCTAGCGGCAACCGTAGCGCTCGAGCGTACTGAGCAGTCAACAAATAGTAGTTCCTCGAGGGCATTATCAAGACAGGAACGGAAAGTTCTTCTTTTCCCGATCTTAACCACACTTCAG ATCAGCATGTTAACTGCGACCGATGGGCGGTTGTATGCACCGAAGAAAAAGTACCCGGCCCGTAAACTGGGCATCAATCTTGGCTTTCAGCAAAACTTTAACCTACCGTTTCGGTTGCTGGAGTTCTACAAACCACCAACATGGGCACGTGCGATCGCCGGTATCCTGCGAGGACAATTTCCATCCACCTCCGTAGTGAGGGCTCGCAGTTGGAAGCGATCAACCGATCACCAATCGTTGGCTCTTAGTGCTGGCCAACTGTACACGTTTGTGGAAGACTTTCTGCATGTCTTTGGATACGATCGGGACTGTCTGGTGAAGAGTGTCTGTGAGCTTGCACACAGTCCATTCGATGGTACtgatcaacagcagcaagatTTTATGACCGAAATAGTACACTTGTTGTTAAG CCCGTCGGTACACGAATCGTTTGCAGAGGATGAAACGGAACAGAAGCGTGCCTACGAAATGGCGGAACGACTCGGCGCTAGTGGCGCTAACTGTGATCTAATCTACGACCGATGCCATCGATCGGTTTTGAGTGATTTTTCGAATCTGCTTGACGTTTCTTAA
- the LOC125764721 gene encoding tRNA modification GTPase GTPBP3, mitochondrial → MLCARLYSVLFSKQLNNLVFRQSCRNNSTIFGISSGFGKCGVAVIRVSGPASQSIIHKKTRLKECPEPRRALLTKIFHGETRAMIDRGLLLWFPGPNSFTGEDTVEFHVHGGSAIVSAMYDSLATFADTRIAEPGEFTKRAFFAGKMDLTEVEGLADLIHAETEAQRRQALRQANGQLSCFYNDMRARLVNAIASIEAYIDFSEDQDVDDDVLHVAVQKIEAVIEELKVHLNDNRRGERLRNGVRAAIVGAPNVGKSSLINLLSQRNVSIVTSIAGTTRDIVESHYDIAGYPVILADTAGLRSSTDDVVESEGIARARTYVECADLLLLVVDASRIESVNRLDAFMEEYIQALGIEQRMMPNTLTILNKCDLVDNVTLQWLKNNSTQFTCLSCESKEGLAELMERMKTRLEQLCGNPAVESPTISQERHRFHLKQCLTYLERFRDYFKETAPQDRDLAIVTHHLRNAVRCIGKITGTVETEEILDVIFSSFCIGK, encoded by the exons ATGTTGTGCGCCCGCCTGTactccgttttgttttcaaagcaATTGAACAACTTGGTGTTTAGACAATCTTGCAGAAACAACTCTACAATCTTTGGAATATCGTCTG GCTTTGGTAAATGTGGAGTAGCAGTAATACGTGTGTCTGGTCCAGCGTCACAATCCATCATTCACAAGAAGACTCGGTTGAAAGAGTGTCCAGAACCCCGACGGGCTTTGctaacaaaaatattccatgGCGAAACGAGAGCAATGATAGATCGAGGACTTTTGCTTTGGTTTCCCG GTCCAAACAGCTTTACCGGTGAGGATACGGTTGAGTTTCATGTCCACGGTGGTTCGGCAATAGTTTCCGCGATGTACGACAGCTTAGCTACGTTCGCTGACACACGAATAGCCGAGCCGGGCGAATTTACCAAGCGTGCATTCTTCGCTGGTAAAATGGACCTGACCGAGGTAGAAGGCTTAGCGGATTTAATACACGCCGAAACAGAAGCACAACGAAGGCAGGCGCTGCGTCAAGCTAATGGTCAGCTTTCATGTTTTTACAACGATATGCGTGCACGGTTGGTGAATGCTATTGCCAGCATTGAAGCTTACATCGATTTTTCCGAAGATCAAGATGTCGATGATGATGTGCTGCACGTAGCAGTACAGAAGATTGAAGCTGTTATCGAGGAACTGAAGGTGCACCTGAACGACAACAGACGTGGCGAGCGGCTCCGAAACGGTGTTCGTGCGGCAATCGTTGGAGCACCAAACGTGGGCAAAAGCAGCCTTATCAATCTGCTCAGCCAGCGCAACGTTTCGATCGTTACGAGTATTGCTGGCACTACCAGGGATATAGTGGAATCGCACTACGACATTGCCGGATATCCAGTCATTCTAGCCGACACGGCGGGACTTCGATCAAGCACAGACGATGTGGTAGAGAGTGAAGGTATTGCACGAGCTAGAACGTACGTAGAATGTGCCGATTTACTATTGCTGGTAGTGGATGCTTCTCGCATCGAATCAGTCAATCGATTGGATGCTTTCATGGAAGAATACATACAAGCGCTCGGCATAGAACAGCGCATGATGCCCAATACGTTGACGATTCTCAACAAATGTGATTTAGTGGACAATGTTACGCTACAATggttaaaaaacaattccacccAGTTCACTTGTTTGTCTTGCGAGAGTAAGGAAGGATTAGCGGAACTTATGGAACGTATGAAAACACGGTTGGAGCAACTGTGTGGAAATCCTGCAGTGGAAAGCCCTACTATCAGCCAGGAGCGCCATCGTTTCCATCTAAAGCAGTGCTTAACGTATCTTGAACGGTTTCGGGACTATTTCAAAGAAACTGCACCGCAGGATCGGGATCTGGCCATCGTAACGCATCATTTGCGGAATGCAGTTCGCTGTATTGGGAAAATAACTGGCACGGTGGAAACGGAGGAAATACTCGATGTTATATTTAGTAGTTTTTGCATAGGAAAATAA